A genomic region of Streptomyces rimosus contains the following coding sequences:
- a CDS encoding VWA domain-containing protein — protein MITRKRLAAGVCGLLATLAVGLLPTSAAAADEPDTKKPSPKVELVLDVSGSMRARDIDGQTRMAAAKQAFNEVLDAVPGEVQLGIRTLGANYPGPDRQTGCKDTKQLYPVGPLDRTEAKTAVATLAPTGWTPIGPALLGAADDLKGGDATRRIVLITDGEDTCAPLDPCEVAREIAAKGIHLTVDTLGLLPDAKTRNQLSCIAEATGGTYTSVQHTSELRDRVHQLVDRAADPVVNPVAVQGADQCAKAPVLKPGLYSDREKFAEHRWYRVDLRPGQELRASASIGADRAVNNDYGILLRASTVHGREIVRGSEAGDGRTDVISSGLRYPKAPLKNAEGAAKNAPETVCLQLSNSFAAPASVKTEPGMPVELAIDVVDGPSDASDAASFGLGRGWWFLGALVLFGLVAGLLWGWLSRWRVAVWRTN, from the coding sequence CTGGCGGCCGGGGTGTGCGGGCTGCTCGCCACCTTGGCCGTGGGGCTGCTCCCCACCTCCGCCGCGGCGGCCGACGAACCGGACACGAAGAAGCCCTCCCCCAAGGTCGAGCTGGTGCTCGATGTCAGCGGGTCGATGCGGGCCCGCGACATCGACGGGCAGACCCGGATGGCGGCGGCAAAGCAGGCGTTCAACGAGGTGCTGGACGCGGTGCCGGGCGAGGTCCAGCTCGGTATCCGCACCCTCGGCGCGAACTACCCGGGGCCCGACCGGCAGACCGGGTGCAAGGACACCAAGCAGCTCTACCCGGTCGGGCCGCTCGACCGGACCGAGGCGAAGACGGCGGTGGCGACGCTCGCGCCCACCGGGTGGACGCCGATCGGCCCCGCGCTGCTGGGCGCGGCCGACGACCTCAAGGGCGGTGACGCGACCCGCCGGATCGTGCTGATCACGGACGGCGAGGACACCTGCGCCCCGCTCGACCCGTGCGAGGTGGCGCGGGAGATCGCCGCCAAGGGCATCCACCTGACCGTGGACACGCTCGGGCTGCTGCCGGACGCCAAGACCCGCAACCAGCTCAGCTGCATCGCGGAGGCCACCGGCGGCACCTACACCTCCGTCCAGCACACCAGTGAACTGCGGGACCGGGTGCACCAGTTGGTGGACCGGGCGGCCGATCCGGTGGTGAACCCGGTGGCGGTCCAGGGCGCCGACCAGTGCGCCAAGGCCCCGGTGCTCAAGCCGGGCCTGTACAGCGACCGGGAGAAGTTCGCCGAGCACCGCTGGTACCGGGTGGACCTGCGGCCCGGCCAGGAGCTGCGGGCGTCCGCGAGCATCGGCGCCGACCGCGCCGTCAACAACGACTACGGCATCCTGCTGCGCGCCTCGACCGTGCACGGCCGGGAGATCGTGCGCGGCTCGGAGGCGGGCGACGGGCGCACCGACGTGATCTCGTCGGGGCTGCGCTACCCGAAGGCGCCGCTGAAGAACGCGGAGGGTGCCGCAAAGAACGCGCCGGAGACGGTGTGCCTCCAGCTCAGCAACTCCTTCGCGGCGCCCGCCTCGGTGAAGACCGAGCCGGGTATGCCGGTGGAGCTGGCCATCGACGTGGTGGACGGTCCGTCCGACGCCTCGGACGCCGCCTCCTTCGGTCTGGGCCGCGGCTGGTGGTTCCTGGGCGCGCTGGTGCTGTTCGGCCTGGTGGCCGGTCTGCTGTGGGGCTGGCTGTCGCGCTGGCGTGTCGCCGTCTGGAGGACCAACTGA